Below is a genomic region from Triticum dicoccoides isolate Atlit2015 ecotype Zavitan chromosome 5A, WEW_v2.0, whole genome shotgun sequence.
CTTGCCGCAAACCGACCTCTCCCATTTCTCTGCGCCTATATAAACCCTCCGTGCATCTCAGAGACGACCATCTCATCAACGATGACGAGCCTCTCTTCTTATGTCTTGCTTCTCATTTGCGTGGCCACACTGTACACCACCAATGCATCCCAAGAGGCAAGGCTGAGAGAGTTCATCTCCTCTAGGAGGGACATTGACAGCAGCACCGACACGTTTAGACCGCGTAGCATAGCCGAGAGGGGCGCTGGCAGCCTGGACACAGAGAGCTCTGCCTCTGACCAGAGCTCTCTGAAGGCGGCCGACAAGATCACGGCGCTGCCCGGGCAGCCGGAGGGCGTCGATTTCGACCAGTTCGGCGGGTACGTGACCGTCGACGAGGAGAACGGCCGCGCCCTCTTCTACTACCTCGTCGAGTCGCCTTCCGGTGCTTCAGAGAAGCCACTCCTGCTCTGGCTCAACGGAGGTTAGAAGTTAGAACTATAAATCGGTAACTGAACATATCATGTATAAATTTCTCCATGACAGTGGTAACCCTGACACTTGCATATAAAGGGCCAGGGTGCTCGTCGCTCGGGTACGGAGCAATGCAGGAACTGGGCCCGTTCCGTGTAACGGAAGACAACAAAACGCTCGGCAGAAACATGCACGCTTGGAACAACGGTAAACCTACGGGCGCCTTGTACAGACTAATAGTTACTTCCCCTTTAATTACATAAGAGAACTCAATTTGCTTGTGAAATATACTGGCAGCGGCTAACGTGATCTTCCTGGAGTCGCCGGCCGGTGTGGGATTCTCCTACTCCAACACGTCTTCAGACTACGACCTCAGTGGCGACGAGCGAACCGCCGACGACGCGTACGTCTTCCTGGTGAGATGGCTGGAGAGGTTCCCGGAGTACAAGGCCCGCGCCTTCTACATCTCCGGCGAGAGCTACGCCGGCCACTACGCGCCACAGCTCGCCGCCACCATCCTACTCCACAACACGTACAACAACAGAACCATAGTCAACCTTCAGGGCATCTTGGTACGTGAAATTTACAAGCTATACTGCTATAGTCATACTCGTATGAAACATGGTGAATGACCAAAGGTCTTCTGAATATTAAATGGGCTCTTTTCTGTCGAAGGTTGGCAACCCTTATCTCGACGACAAGAGGAACAATCAGGGCACCATTGACTTCTTCTGGACACATGGGGTGATGTCGGACGAGGTCTACGCCAACGTCACCGAGCACTGCGACTCTGCAGGTGAAGCATGCAGCGGCGCCTGGGACGCGTTCGACCCCGGCCAAATTGATGCGTACAACATCTACGCTCCCGTTTGCGTCGACGCGCCCGACGGAGCGTATCACCCCAGTGGCTACGTAAGGAAACAAATTCATTCTTAGTTGCTTGTGCAGTCAAAATTGAAACTGAAATTCTTAATTAGTTTCTCCAAAATTGCATGCAGCTGCCTGGGTATGATCCGTGCAGCGATTATCCTACCATTGCCTATCTCAACGATCCAGCGGTGCAGGAGGCTTTCCACGCTAGGATGACAGAGTGGTCGCCATGCAAGTAATCCTTTGAACTGGGCACTGATTTAGCACACAAACGGTCAAGAATTTTGCAATGTTTTTCACCCACACGTCCGGAAGTTAACCATGTGATTTGTGGTTGCAGAAACTTTACGTGGAAAGATGCGCCGGTGACTATGCTCCCATCCATCAAATTCTTGATCGAGAACAAGCTTCCCGTGTGGATATTCAGGTAGTAACAGATTACCATCAGTTATTCTCAGACACCTGGAAAGTATTTACTGTTAGTAGTAAATAAACTTTGCTACATTTTTACAGTGGTGACTTCGAC
It encodes:
- the LOC119297437 gene encoding serine carboxypeptidase 1-like translates to MTSLSSYVLLLICVATLYTTNASQEARLREFISSRRDIDSSTDTFRPRSIAERGAGSLDTESSASDQSSLKAADKITALPGQPEGVDFDQFGGYVTVDEENGRALFYYLVESPSGASEKPLLLWLNGGPGCSSLGYGAMQELGPFRVTEDNKTLGRNMHAWNNAANVIFLESPAGVGFSYSNTSSDYDLSGDERTADDAYVFLVRWLERFPEYKARAFYISGESYAGHYAPQLAATILLHNTYNNRTIVNLQGILVGNPYLDDKRNNQGTIDFFWTHGVMSDEVYANVTEHCDSAGEACSGAWDAFDPGQIDAYNIYAPVCVDAPDGAYHPSGYLPGYDPCSDYPTIAYLNDPAVQEAFHARMTEWSPCKNFTWKDAPVTMLPSIKFLIENKLPVWIFSGDFDSVCPLPATRYSIQDLGLPVTTPWRPWVAKEEVAGYVQQYAGGLTFLSVRGAGHLVPSFQPERALIMLTSFLKGMLPPYTQD